The Verrucomicrobium spinosum DSM 4136 = JCM 18804 DNA segment GGGAGCGGCCATCAAGCCTGTGCCGATGCCCGCCACCGGACCTGCCACGGCAGCGACAGCATCTGCCGACACGCAGAAGCGCTAGTTCATCGAACCGGACAACTTTCCTCTAACCCCCTCGGGCGGCGGCCTGTGCTGCTGCTGCCCGTACCCCCTCCCCCTCCATGTCCCGTTTCTTCATTGACCGGCCCGTCTTTGCCTGGGTGGTCGCGCTCGTCATCATGGTGGCAGGCGGCATCTCCATGATGACCCTGCCCATCTCGCAGTACCCGAACATCGCCCCTCCCGCGGTGGCCATCAGCGCCAGCTACCCCGGAGCCTCCGCCAAGACGGTGGAGGACACGGTGACCCAGGTCATCGAGCAGAAGATGAACGGCATCGACAACCTCCGTTACATCGAGTCCGCCAGTGACTCCAACGGCGGCGCGACAGTGACCATCACCTTCGAGGGCGGCACCGATCCCAACATCGCGCAGGTGCAGGTGCAGAACAAGCTGCAGCTCGCCCTGCCGCTGCTCCCGCAGGAGGTGCAGGCCCAGGGCGTGCGCGTGGCCAAGGCAACCAACAACAACCTCCTCGTGCTGGGCCTGGTGTCTGAGGACGGTAGCATGGACAACACTGACCTGAGTGACTACCTCTTCGGCTCCATGCAGGACCCCATCAGCCGCGTGACGGGCGTGGGTGACATTCAGACCTTCGGCTCCCAGTATGCCATGCGCATCTGGCTGGATCCGGACAAACTCGTGCAGTACCAGCTCACTGCGGCAGATGTGAGCACCGCCATCCGCTCGCAGAATGCTCAGGTCTCCTCCGGCTCCCTGGGTGGTCTGCCCGCCGTGCCGGGACAGATGCTCACCGCCACCATCGTCACCCGCGGACGGCTCCAGACGGCAGAGCAGTTTGAGAGCATCCTGCTGCGAGTGAACACAGATGGTTCGAGGGTACTGCTGAAGGACGTGGCCCGCGTGGAGCTGGGCAGTGAGAACTACAACAACCTCGCCCGCTACAACCGCCGCCCCGCCGCAGGCATGGCCATCCGGGCCGCCGCCGGGGCGAACGCGCTGGAGACGGTCGTGGCCGTGAAGGCCAAGGTGGACGAACTTTCCCGCTTCTTCCCGCCCGGGCTGAAGGTGGTCTATCCCTATGACACCTCGCCCTTCGTGCGCCACTCCATCACGGAGGTGGTGAAGACCCTCGTGGAGGCCATCATCCTCGTCTTCCTCGTCATCTATCTCTTCCTCCAGAACTGGCGTGCCACCTTGATCCCCACCATCGCCGTGCCCGTGGTGCTGCTCGGGACCTTCGGCGTGCTGGCGGCGGCGGGGTTCACGTTGAACACGCTCACGCTCTTCGGCCTCGTGCTCGCCATCGGTCTGCTGGTGGATGACGCCATCGTGGTGGTGGAGAACGTGGAGCGCGTCATGGAGGAGGAAGGCCTGGCCCCTCGTGAGGCCACGCAGAAGTCGATGGACCAGATCTCCGGCGCACTGGTCGGCATCGGCCTCGTACTCTGCGCCGCCTTCGTGCCGATGGCCTTTTTTGGGAACTCCACCGGTGTCATCTACCGCCAGTTCGCCATCACCATCGTCTCTGCCGTGGTGCTCTCCGTGGTGGTTGCGTTGATCCTCACACCTGCCCTGTGTGCCACCATGCTGAAGCCAGTGACCAAAGGCGCGCATCACAAGCAGCGCGGTTTCTTCGGCTGGTTCAACCGCGTTTTTGACCGCACCGCAGATGCCTATGCCTGGACCGTGGGCCATCTCCTGAGACGCAGTGCCTACCTGCTCATCGTGTACGGGTTCATCGCCGCGGGCGTGTTCTATCTCTTCAAGCATCTGCAGACCGGCTTCCTCCCGGATGAAGACAAAGGCGTCATCTTCACCGCCGCCCAGTTGCCTCCTGGATCCACGCGCGAGCAGTCGCTCGCGGTAGTGCAGAGGATGGAAGACTATCTCCTCGATAAACAAGGCGACTCTGTGGCCGGGGTGTTTGGTGTGGCAGGCTTCAGCTTCTTCGGTGCCGGGCAGAACCAGGTCATCACCTTCTCCCACCTGAAGGACTGGAAGGAGCGCCAGGGGCCAAACCAGGGCGTGAAGGCCATCCAGGGCCAGACGATGGGCGTCTTCATGCAGATCAAAGAGGCCATGGCCGTCGCCTTCGCCCCGCCTGCCGTGCAGGAGCTGGGCAATGTGAGCGGCTTCGACCTCCGCCTGCTGGACCAGGCCGGTCTCGGGCATGATGCGCTCATGAATGCCCGTATGCAGCTCGTTGGCATGGCCTCGCAGAATCCGGCGCTCTTTGGCGTACGGCCAAACGGCCTCAGCGATACGCCGCAGTTCCAGTTGGATATCGATGAAGAGAAAGCAAGCGCCCTGGGCCTCTCGATTGCCAGCATCAACTCCGAGCTCGCCAACATCTGGGGCTCCGGTTATGTGAACGACTTCCTGGACAAAGGCCGCGTGAAGAAGGTCTTCATTCAGGGCGATGCCCCCTTCCGCATGACACCGGAGGACATCGGCCGCTGGTTCATCAGAAACAACCGCGGCGACATGGTCCCGTACTCCGCCTTTGCCTCCGCGCGCTGGATTATGGGCTCGCCCAAGCTCGAGCGCTTCAACGGCGCGCCCTCCGTGGCCATCAGCGGTGAGGCCGCCAAGGGGCACAGCTCGGGTGAGGCAATGAAGATCATGGAGGACCTCGCCAAGCAACTGCCCGCAGGCATCGGCTACACCTGGGCAGGCATCTCGTATGAGGAGCGCCTCTCCGGCTCCAACTCCGCCGCGCTGTATGGGCTCGCGTTGCTCATGGTGTTCCTGTGTCTGGCCGCCCTCTATGAGAGCTGGGCCATCCCCATCTCCGTCATGATGGACATGCCGCTGGGCGCGCTGGGCGTGCTTGCCGCGGTGTCGATACGAGGTCTGCCCAATGACGTGTATTTCCAGATCGGTCTCATCACGATCATCGGTCTCTCCGCCAAAAACGCCATCCTCGTGGTCGAGTTCGCCAAGGAGCGGTTCGATGCGGGCGAGAGCCTCATCGACAGCGCCGTGTTTGCCGTGAGGCAGCGCCTCCGCCCCATTTTGATGACCTCCATCGCCTTTGGTCTCGGCGTACTGCCTCTTGCCTTTAGCACCGGCCCCGGTGCTGGCAGCCAGAACGCCATTGGCACCGGCGTCGTCGGCGGTGCTGTGACCACGACCCTGCTCGGGCTGTTCTTCGTCCCGCTGTACTACGTGGTGGTGCTGAAGATGTTCCGCGTGAAGCCAGTGAAGCCCAAGGGCGGCAAGGCGGCGGGGGCGACTGTTGAGGCGGTTCCGGAACTCCCCGCGCCACAGGCAGGCTGACGGGGAATGCAGAATGTTCAGAGGGGCCGCGCGCCGGGGCGAAGCAAAGTAGTCCAGCACTTTAGTGCGTCAGTCGCGCGGCTCCTGTCATCCAATACCGAGCTAAAGCTCTTCACTACTTTGAGCTTCCTCCACAGGCGTAGTCCGGTTGTGCCAACCGGCTCACGCCCCGAGCGTCCCTTGCCGATCTTTTCGCTCCGCCCATCCCACATACCGCGGGGCCGGAGACCCCGCCTCCTGTACTCCGCAGCCAAGGCATCCCGCAGCTTGTTCGTGCACAAAGGAGGCGGGGGTTCCCAGCCCCGCTCACTCCTCAAACGTCCCTCGACAGCCGCTAATCCCTATCGCCTCCTCATCAGGCAAAGTAGTCCAGCACTTTAGTGCGTCAGTCGCGCGGCTCCTGTCATCCAATACCGAGCTAAAGCTCTGCACTAATTTGAGCTTCCTCCACAGGCGTAGTCCGGTTGTGCCAACCGGCTCACGCCCCGAGCGTCCCTTGCCGATCTTTTCGCTCCGCCCATCCCACATACCGCGGGGCCGGAGACCCCGCCTCCTGTACTCCGCAGCCAAGGCATCCCGCAGCTTGTTCGTGCACAAAGGAGGCGGGGGTTCCCAGCCCCGCTCACTCCTCAAACGTCCCTCGACAGCCGCTAATCCCTATCGCCTCCTCATCAGGCAAAGTAGTCCAGCACTTTAGTGCGTCAGTCGCGCGGCTCCTGTCATCCAATACCGAGCTAAAGCTCTGCACTACTTTGAGCTTCCTCCACGGGCGTAGTCCGGTTGTCCCAACCGGCTCATGCCCCAAGCGTCCCTCGACGATCTTTTCGCTCCGCCCATCCCACCTACCGCGGGGCCGGAGACCCCGCCTCCTGTACTCCGCGGCCAAGTCCCATCGTAGCTTGTTCGTGCATAAAGGAGGCGGGGGTTCCCAGCCCCGCTCACGCCCCAAACGTCCCTCGACAGCCGCTAATCCCTATCGCCTCCTCATCAGGCAAAGTAGTCCGGCACTTTAGTGCGTCAGTCGCGCGGCTCCCGTCATCCAATACCGAGCTAAAGCTCAGCACTACTTTGAGCTTCCTCCACGGGCGTAGTCCGGTTGTCCTAACCGGCTCATGCCCCAAGCGTCCCTCGACGATCTTTCCCCGTCTCCCATCCCAAACCCAGCGCACGGTTAGAGGACTCACCACCTCACAAGGCCCCGCGAAAGCGGCGATTCTCGCCGCACTCCACAGCGACTTCGTCGCCAGATGCTGTACCCGATTCCCAGGCTCCAACGCAAATGAGCCTCCGATATCGAAGGCTCTCCGAACTCCCCCTCTTTCTCCCGCTCCCAACACCTGAGCGCGCAGCGCTTTTGGGACTGCGGTGAGCATCACCGCTTTCGCGCCCCTCGTGATCTCCGCTCACCCTTCGCTGTCCAGCAGGGGCCAACGCCCAACGCAACCCCACCATCTCCCTTTACCGCGGCAATTCCCGCAACCTCGCATCCGCTGGCCTCGGCTCCAGAGGCCGGGCTTTCAGCCCTCAAGGGATATTTGGTCACCTATTCCTTGGGCGTTGCCCAAGGCTGGTATCACGCCGGACCTTCGGCCCTCATGAGCCTGCACAATCAGCCGATCGTGAAGTGGATGCGCCCCAGCGTGTCTCATTCGCGCTCAGGGCATATTCATTTTTCCTGATGGCATTGCCCATCCCCCCAACACTCCCTCACTCCCTCACTCCCTCACTCCCTCACTCCAGCACTCCCTCACTCCCTCACTCCAGCACTCCAGCACTCCAGCACTCCGCCTCCCCCCTACCCCACCTTCTCATACCAACTGCTCCGCGGGAAGAACTTCAGCGGCACCATGCCCAGCCAGCCGTTCTCGCGTTGTTTCTCCACGCGGATCTCGGTGTCGTGCAGGCTCGCGTCCTGTAGCGGCGTGAGCTTGTTGTCGCGGCGCAGGGCGTCTTTCTCGGGATTTCTGGAGATGGCGACGATGTTGTCCGCGTTGTTGGCGATGAGCGAGCTGCCTTTGATCTCCAGCCGGTCCTGCCGTTGGCCGGAGGGGCTCTTTCTCGGGTGGGCCACGAGGTGGATGTGGGCGCCGGTTTCCTTGGCGAACTCCTGGAGCCGGTTCATGAAGCGGCCCTGTTCGGCGAACTCCTCCTCCAGCCCGTCCACGCGCATGAGGCTGTCCACAATGAAGTGCTGCACGCCGTGGCGCTGGAAGGAGAACATCATCATCTCCAGCAGCAGGTCCTGACTGATGTAGCCCACCACGTCGGCGAAGACGAGGCGGGTGCCGAACTTCTCCAGAAACGTCATCGCATTTGATGGCGTGGCGGGTTCTTGGAAATAGGTGGTCGTGAGACGGCGCAAGGTGGACTCTGCCCGCATTTCCATCGAGGCCATGAAGACGCCGGTGTGGCTGAGCTGGCTGAGGAGGTTGAGCGCCACGAAGTTGAGGAAGGTGCTCTTCCCCTGCCCGTAGGCGCCGGTCCAGACGGTGAGCTCGTGCGGGCGGAAGTAGAAGCCCTGGTGGGGCCAGGCGACGCGCAGGAAGTCCAGCGTGAAGGGCTCGGGCTTGGGCTCCAGTTCGCTCATGAGGCGCTGGTGCAGTTCCTGCCCCAGGAGGAGCTTGTGGATCTGCGGTGGCCGGGCCTGGGCGATCCAGTGCTCCGCATCGTCGGCGGTGCAGCCTTCCAGCAGGCACTCGTTGGCGTCCTTGTGCGGGAGTTTCACCAGCAGGCAGCGATGCCGCCCCAGACGCTGCATCACGCGGTTCGCGTTCTCCGCGCCCGCGCCGTCCATGTCGAACGAGAGGTAAATGTGGTCGAACAGCTCCAGTTGATCCCACTCGTGGTCAATCCAGGCCGCTCCGGTGCCGTTGGGCACGCTCAGCGCTGGCACGCCCCATTGCGTCCAGGTCATCGCGTCGATCTGGCCCTCGCACAGCAGAACCGTGCGCTTCTCCCAGGCGGACTTCGGCAGGGCCTGCCAGCCGAAGAGGCTCGGGGCGCATCCTGCATCCTGCCAGACGCGTTTCCTCGCACCCAGACCGCTTTCACCGGGTCCAGGAACCGTCCGGTAGGAGCGGTTCACCAGCGTGCCATCCGGCGCATGACAGGGAAAGACCAGCGCCCCGGCGGAAGGCAGCCCCTCCACGCCGAAGCGACGCACCACCGCCGGATCCAGCCCGCGCTGGAGCTGCAGGTACCGCATGACCACACCCTCCTCTGCCACCGGGATCACCCCGGCCTGCTCACGCACCGGCGGCGCTTGATATTTCCTCGGACTCGCCGTGGCGGGCTCCGGCCCCAACATGCCCAGGTACTCCTTCGCCTCGCGAAAGGCCTCCGCCAGCGGGATGCCGCGTGCGGCGGCCCAGAGGTCCAGCAAGTCCCCGTGGCGACCTTCTTCCGCCCAGTCCCGCCAGCGGCCTGCGTGTTCGCCACTGAGCTGCACCTTGAGGCTCTGCCCCTGCCCGCCCTGGACGTCTCCGGACAGCCACTCCGCGCCCTTCCGGGTGCCCCCGGGAAGCAGTCGCAGGCAGACCGATTCCACCCTGTCCGCCAGACGGCGGGAAACCTCTTGTGCTGAATGTCGCAAGTTGATCATGTTGGCGATGATGATGATGCCGATGCTGTAGCGTTGTGACTCACTCTGCCTCACCAGGGCAAGCCGCCGCGGTTCTGCGACGTCCAATCCGCGGCTCCCTCAAGCGCCAGCGCCGGGACTGGAGAAGCCGAGGGCTGACTCTGCGCCAAAGCCCGCTGGAGGGGCGAGAGGCCGTCCGCGTCTTTCACGCCGAAGGGCGAGGACATGGGCAAAGGCAACGGTACGGGCAAGGACGGCAGCAGCGGCGCGGTCTGCTGGACCGGTGCTGAGGCAGAGGTGCCGCCGTCTTCCCAACGTCGGCCGTTGATCCAAGTCGCAGGCAGCGGGATGAAGCGGCCATCCTGCTCACGCCACGCCGGGCAGCTGGATTGCCGTCCCAGAGCCTGCATGAGCTCGACGAGCCGCGGACGTTCCTTGCCCTTCACATTGCGCCAGGCCTGCTCCGCCTTGCGCCGGGCGTCTTTGCGCGGGTAGTTGGTCCAGAACTCCTCGAACCCCGCCAGCCAGGCGGCGTCTTTCTCCAGAGGCGGGGAGCTGGGGGCCGGGGTCTGGTTCAGAGTCTGATTCTGAATCTGAGAGAAGTTGGAAACAGACACGCTCAGGGGCGCAGCCCCGGCTGGCTTTGCGGGGGTTGGGGGTTGGCCTTGGGCTTGTTCGAGCGTTTGTGTTTTGCTTTCCTTTTCTTTTACTCTTTCTTTTTCTGTTCCTATTTCCTTTCTCTTTTGTTCAACGACTTCGCTGTTTCCGTTGAACGGACGTTCAGCAGTTCTTTCCTTATCGCAGGCCGATTCCAGCTCCTTCGCTTTTCTTTCCTCTGCGAGTTTTCTTCTGGCAATGCCGCTGGCCACTCCCGCGGCTGCAGCGATTCTTCTCTTCTCCTGGCAGACTTCTTCCTGGCTGACAGGGTACATCCAGACGCGCAGATCGTCCCCCTCCCACTCGAACAGCTCCGTGCAGCGGAGGATCATCTCCCGGGGCACGCCGGTGGTCTGCAACCACCTCGTCTCACTCCACGTCCGGGCCCCTTTGATCAGCCCCTGATTCTCCTGGTCCACACAAAAGCTGCTGACCCGGGTCCAGGCACCCACCTCATCCAAGCCCAGATCCGCCAGCTTCCCCGACCGAATGTTTCTCACGTCCACGTTCCAGTAGTTCATCGTTTTTCTCCTCCTTGTATTGCTCCTCTACCGCCACCTCACCCGTTCTGACTCTCTATTTCCTGCAACCCACCCCCCCACCGCTGGCCTCTGGCATGAGCGGCCATTGGGCGGATAGGGCTATTCCGCAAACGCGTTTGCCCTCGGCCCGCTGCCGGAGTCGTCTGCGGAGAGCAGGCCCATTTCCTGCAGTTTCAGCATCGCCAGATGGCGCAGTTGCTGCCCCCGACTGCGATTCTCCCGCCGTGCGAGGGACTCGATGACCGACCGTTCTTTGAGGGTCAGCGGCGTGTTGATGTAGCTCGGTGCCCGGCCTGGGGCGGGCTGAGCAATTGGGTTTGCTCTGGCCGACTCCACCGCATGCACTGCTACTTCCACGTCTCCCTGCATGAAGACAATGTGCGCTAAGCTTGGCGCACAATCAACAGGAAGTTGTCAGAAGTTGATTGGAATTGGGTGGATGTGTGGGGGGCGTTGGGGACGAAGGAGCCAGGGATGCTCGGGGAGCGCACGCATCCTGCGTACTGTTTGCGGCATCTTGCCGCGAACGTCAGTCAGCGCATGACATCATGTCCAACCGACGTGGAGGTGTTGGTTGAGGTGGGGAGGAAGCTGAAAGTAGTCCAGAGCTTTCGCTCGGTATTGGATGACGTGGGTAGGGCGACTGACGAGCTAAAGCTCTGCACTACTTTGCTGGCGCTCGTTTGGATGCGCCTGAGATATTGCGGCGACCGGTCGGGGGATCGCAAGCAGCTTCGCGGAGTTGGAAGCTGTTCGTAGTACAAACAGAGCCTCGCTGGCGTGGGTGGGAGGGCATGGTCGCGAGCACAGGCTGGCGACGTTGGCGTCTGGGGCGTCAGGTTGTTTCCCATAACGCTCCGTCAACCACTCCGTTCTCAAGCCGGTTGGCACAACCGGACTACGCCCGTGGCGGCAGCTGAAAGTAGTCCAGAGCTTTAGCTCGGTATTGGATGGCGTAGGTAGGGCGACTGACGAGCTAAAGCTCTGCACTACTTTGCTGGCGCTCGTTTGGATGCGCCTGAGATATTGCGGCGATCGGTCGGGGGATCGCAAGCAGCTTCGCGGAGTTGGAAGCTGTTCGTAGTACAAACAGAGCCTCGCTGGCGTGGGTGGGAGGGCATGGTCGCGAGTACAGGCTGGCGACATTGGCGTCTGGGGCTTCAGGTTGTTTCCCATAACGCTCCGTCAACCACTCCGTTCTCAAGCCGGTTGGCACAACCGGACTACGCCCGTGGCGGCAGCTGAAAGTAGTCCAGAGCTTTAGCTCGGTATTGGATGGCGTAGGTAGGGCGACTGACGAGCTAAGCTCTGCACTACATTCTCTCTCCTCACCAACTTCCCCCCAGCGCCCGGATCAACCCCACGGTCGCGATATGCCCCTGGGCCTTCAGTAACGCGTACTGGCGCTCACGCAGCAGGCTGGTGCGCTCGGCGTCCAGAAGTTCCAAATAACTGATGCTGCCGCCTTCATAGAGCTGGCGGGTTAACGCAGTAGCCTTCAACGCAGCATCCAGCGCTTCCTTCTGGGCGACGGCCTGCTCTTTGCGGTACCGGATCTGGATCAAGGAGGTCTCCACGTCCTTCACGGCGGCCAGGACGGACTGGCGGAACTTGGCGGTGCTTTCCTCATGCACGGCGCGGGCGCGGGCGACCTTGGCCTTGGTGACGAAGATGCCGGTGATGGGAACGCTCACGCTGGGGCCGAAGGACCAGACACGGCTGTCGGCGTTGAAGAGCGAGGAGGTGTCCTTGCTCAAATAGCCTGCCTGCCCGGTGAGGCTGACTGTTGGGAAATAACCGGCAATCTCCACGCCGATCTCAGCATTGCGCGCGGCCACGAGGCGCTCGGCGGCGGCGACATCGGGGCGGCGCTCCAGGACCTCGGCGGGGATGCCGGCAGGGATCTTGGGCGGGGTGCCCTGGATCTCCGCCTTGGACACACTGAACCGGCTGGCGGGCTGGCCGCAGAGGAGCGCGAGCACATTGACGGTCTCCTCACGCTGACGCTTCACATCGGCCATGTCGGCCCGCACGGTGGCGACCTCGCTCTTCGCACGGGCGTGATCCGCCTCGGGGATGGTCCCGGCGGCGAAACGCTGGTCGATCAGGCCAAACGTCTTCTCCTGGCTGGCAAGGGTGCGCTGGAGCGCGGCCATCTGGGAATCCAGGCTGCGGATGAGGAAATACTGGCTGGCCACATCACCGGTGAGGGAGAGCAGCACGCTGTGGAAGTCGCCCACACTGGCATCCACCTGGGCATTGGCGGACTCGATCGAGCGCCGCACGCGGCCCCAGAGATCGATCTCATAGCTGAGTTGCAAGGGCACGTTGAAGGTGTTGATGTGCGCGGCGGGGATCGCGATGGGCACGGGTGACGGCGGATTGCCCGAGGTGCGCTCCCGCTGGGCCAGGCCGTCCACGCTCACCTGGGGCACATACGCCGCAGCACTCAGCCCCGCGGCGGCACGCGCCTGGTCGATGCGGGCCATCGCCATGCGGATCTCCTGGTTGTTTCCCAGAGCCATCGCCTCCAGGCGGTTCAGCTCCGCATCCTTGAAGATGCGCCACCACTCACCGCGGGGCTCCGCATCCTTGGGGCTGGCGGGCTGCCACTTCCACGTGGCGGGCGTGAGGGCGCTCACGTCTGGCTTCTCATACTTGGGGCCTACGGTGCAGCCGGTGAAGGCGAGGATCGGGAGGAGTCCGGAGCAGACTGCCAGGGGGAGCGATTTCATGAGGAGAGCGAAAACGGAGTCAGACGATCAACCAGATCAATGAGCAGGCTGTGGGGCGGGATGGGCGGCAGCCTCCCGGGCGGCGCGTTTCGCCTCGCGGCGGTCGGCCCGTCGTTTCCTCCAACCAATGACATCGTCAAAGAGCGAGTAGAAGACCGGCGTTGCCAGCAGGGTGAGCAGGAGGGACATCATCTGACCGCCGATGATGACCCCGGCAGTGGCGTTGTTGAAGGCAGCGCCCACGCCCTTGGAGAACATGAGGGGCACCATGCCCGCCACGAAGGCCAGGGTGGTCATGAGGATGGGGCGCAGACGATCCTTGTTCGCCTGCAGGATGGCCTCCAGCCGGTTCATGCCGCGCTCCCGGAGCTGGTTCGTGTGATCGATCTGCAAGATGCCGTTCTTCTTTACCATGCCGAACAGCACCAGGATCCCCAGCACGGAGAAGATGTTGAGCGACTGGTTGAAGAGCAGCAGCGAGAGGATGGCAAAGGGCAGTGTGAGCGGCAGCGCCAGCAGGATGGTAAAGGGGTGCAGCCAGGACTCGAACTGCGCGGCCAGAATGAGGTACATGAAGATGAACGCCATGCCGAAGGCGGTGACGAAGGCGAGCCCGGCCTTCTTCAGCTCCTTGGATCGACCCGTCGGGCCCACCTCATAGTCCGGGGGCAGGTTCTGCTTCTTCACAATGGTCTCGATGGCATCCGCGATCTGGCTCTCCCCCACCCCGGGTGCGGGGTTGGCCATGATGGTGACCTGGCGGCGGCGATCCGCGCGGTTGATCTCCGCCGGGCCTTCACGACGCTCCAGTTTGACCACGTTGGAGAGCGACACGGTGCCGCCTCTGCCGGAGGGCACGCTGAGCAGGCTGAGCGCTTCCTGACTGTTGCGATACGGCGCCTCAGAGCGCAGGTGTATGTCATACTGCTCCCCGCCTTCATTGTAGGTGGAGACATCCGCCCCGCCCACCAGGAGGCGGAGGGTCGAGGAAAGATCCGCAATGTTCACGCCCAACTGACCCGCCTTGGCGCGGTCCACAGAGGCGACGATCTCCGGCTTGCCGCTCACCAGGGTGGAGTCCACATCGCGAATGCCGGGGATGTTGGGGATCTCCTTGAGCGCATTCTCTGCGGCCTGGTTGATGCGATCCAGATCCGAGCCTGCGATGATGAACTGCACCGTCGCGCTGGATTGCCCGGTGCTGAAGGGCGGCACCTGCAGCACCGTCATGCGCAGTTCCTTGGGATACTTGGGCACGATCTGCTGACGCACGCGGTCCATGATCTGTTCCTGCGAGTCGTTGCGCTTGGCAGGATCAATGAGCCGCACATAGATGCCCGCCTTGTTCGGCGTGCGCTGGTCGTTGTCGCCAATCGTCAGCAGCGTGTACTCCACACCCGGAATGGTGCGGATGTCCCGCGCCACGCGCTCGGCGACCAGGTCGGTCGCCTCCAGCGTGGTGCCTTCTGCGGTGCGCAGGTTCACCAGGAACTCCGCCTCCTCCGCCGGGGGCAGCAGGGCTTTTTGCACCTTCCCCATCATCGGGCCGACGGAATACAGCGCGCCGACGCAGGCCAGCACGACGATCCAGCGGTGCCGCATGGAAAGACGCAGCATCCACATGTACAGCCCCTCCAGCGGCGTGTAGAAGATGTTCACCAGGTAGGTCATGCCCCGCTCGATCCAGTTGGGCTTGGTGATCTTCAGCATGCGCGCGGACATGCTGGGTGCGAGGGTAAAACTCACCAGCAGGGACACGGCGATAGCGAAGGCCATGGTGAGGCCGAAGCTGCTGAGGAATTTGCCCACGATGCCGCTGAGGAAGGCCACGGGGATGAAGACCGCCAGCAGGGACAAGGTGGTGGCCATCACCGCCAGGCCGATCTCCTTCGTGCCATTGATCGCCGCGTCATGCGGGCTCTCGTTCTTCTCATGCAGGTGGCGGAAGA contains these protein-coding regions:
- a CDS encoding efflux RND transporter permease subunit codes for the protein MQWLAAISVKRPVFATVLVLVFVVVGALGYTRLPVDRFPKVDFPTVSVVTRLDGATPKEIETEITDKIEEAVNTVSGIDELRSVSTEGISQVLVAFNLDKKVDVAAQEVRDRVNRILPNLPEDVDTPIVEKLDPDAEPIMSISLVAEKPVREISELADKVVRRQLESVAGVGQVTLLGARKRQINIWMDPVRLKAFDLAAVDVERALRQQNVQIPSGNVKGNGVEAGLRVLGKAQSVDDIGRIVVREKDGGLVRLADVARVEDGAEDLQTVARRNGQPTVTLSIRKQSGENTIAVVDAVKERLEEIRPTLPEGYKIEIVRDNSLIIRTSTHAVKEHLVLGSIFAALIVLFFLGNGRATLISALAIPTSIIASFGVMWVGNVTLNSISLVALALAVGIVIDDAIIVVENIFRHLHEKNESPHDAAINGTKEIGLAVMATTLSLLAVFIPVAFLSGIVGKFLSSFGLTMAFAIAVSLLVSFTLAPSMSARMLKITKPNWIERGMTYLVNIFYTPLEGLYMWMLRLSMRHRWIVVLACVGALYSVGPMMGKVQKALLPPAEEAEFLVNLRTAEGTTLEATDLVAERVARDIRTIPGVEYTLLTIGDNDQRTPNKAGIYVRLIDPAKRNDSQEQIMDRVRQQIVPKYPKELRMTVLQVPPFSTGQSSATVQFIIAGSDLDRINQAAENALKEIPNIPGIRDVDSTLVSGKPEIVASVDRAKAGQLGVNIADLSSTLRLLVGGADVSTYNEGGEQYDIHLRSEAPYRNSQEALSLLSVPSGRGGTVSLSNVVKLERREGPAEINRADRRRQVTIMANPAPGVGESQIADAIETIVKKQNLPPDYEVGPTGRSKELKKAGLAFVTAFGMAFIFMYLILAAQFESWLHPFTILLALPLTLPFAILSLLLFNQSLNIFSVLGILVLFGMVKKNGILQIDHTNQLRERGMNRLEAILQANKDRLRPILMTTLAFVAGMVPLMFSKGVGAAFNNATAGVIIGGQMMSLLLTLLATPVFYSLFDDVIGWRKRRADRREAKRAAREAAAHPAPQPAH